ACAGATGTTGTATCTGCTTCCTGTGCGACTGTCTCAGGACTTGCTGTGAAACATTGTGAAACCACTAAAGATACTCCAGCGTTCGGTGTTACTGCAGTAGCGTCTGTATGATTCCATACGGTATCGCTTGCTGTCACACTTGATACACCTGCTAATGGTGTTGCATAAGTAGCAATTGTTGAATTGCCTAAAATCAATGCACCTGTCATTACGCAGATGGTTAACTGTTTCGCTTTTCGATTCATGTTACTTTTTCCTCCGATTCATTATTCCCCATATATTTATTACGAATTTGTTACATATATTAAATTTATTATAACAAAGCCGACTTAAGCTGTCAACCCACAACAGCCTATCTTCTTCCTTCTCTTATTTTAATGCAATTGCTTCAATCTCAAGTAAAACATCTTTTGGAAGTCTTGCAACTTCTACACAGCTTCTTGCCGGGAAATCAGAATGGAAAAATGTCTGATAAACCTCATTAATTTTACCAAAATCATTCATTTCTTTGATAAAGACGGTTGTCTTAATGACATTGTCCATATTGGTTCCTGCTGCCTCTAATAAATGTGAGAGATTTGTAAGTGCCTGTTTTGCCTGTTCCACGGAACCCTCCGGGATTTCTCCTGTCTCAGGTACAACCGGAATAATACCGGAAGTATAAACCATTCCGTTTACTTCGATTGCCTGGGAATATGGTCCGATTGCTGCTGGTGCCTTTGGTGTGCTGATTACTTTTTTCATGATATGTCCTTCTTTCCTCCAATATTGTCTCCTGCAGCCCTCTTGGCTGTACTCGACGTGTTGATTTATTTTATTTTCCGAATCGCTTTTTCGGAAATTTCAACCCGGTGTTCCTTGTACAGTCTTCCAACTGCACGCTTAAATGCATTCTTGCTAAGACCGGTCTCTCGCTTGATGACCTCCGGCGATGCCTTATCACTAAATGGAAGTACGCCTGCAAACTCTTCGATAACCTGCATGACTTTTTCTGCATCGGCATCCATCTGGATGTATGCTTTTTCACGCAAGGTAAGATCAAGCTTTCCATCTTCCTTTACGTTGACTACTTTTGCCTCAATCTCATCCCCGATGCGAAGCTTACTGCAATCTTCATATTTGGAAATCATAGCGGAATATTTGTCATCTACCGCAACAAAGGTTCCGAAATTATCACTGAATTCATAAACTCTTCCGGTTACAACGTCATCCTTTTTGTAAGGAGAGTCCATCTGTAACAAATCATATAACTTTTTCATGCTTGCGCAGAGTCTGCGGCTCTTATCAATGTAAAGTGTCACTAAAATCTCATCGCCGGCCTCTACACGCATTGTCATCTCTTTATATGGAAGAAACAGATCTTTTTCCAATCCCCAGTCAAGAAATGCTCCGATTTTTCCAACCTGGAGTACCTTGCAGACCGCAAGTCCACCAAGTGTAAGCTTTGGCTGATTGGTGGTTGCAATCAGTCTGTCCTTGGAATCTTTATATAAAAATACGTTTAATGTATCACCAATCTTTGTATTCTCCGGTACCTGTTTTGCCGGAAGCAGCACTCTTGTCTCATCCGACTCGTGTTCGGCAAGATATACACCAAACTCTACCTTTTTGATTACCACTAATTCCTGATATTCTCCTAATTTCATTCTTATTACCTATACTCTTTCTGTGCTATCTTCTAAATTCCAATACCGCATAAGGTTTGTCACTCTCATCCGCTAAAATCACAAGCGCCTTGTCCGCTTCTATCGTCACGTAAGGCTTGATTTTGTCCTGCAACATTGCCGCTTTCTTGTATTCCACCCGCAGGGTATGCGTCGAGAAATCTTCCGGCAGATACTCCTGGGCAGCCAAAACATATTTGCTGTTATTCATGTGATGGTTGGT
This genomic window from Roseburia sp. 831b contains:
- a CDS encoding RidA family protein, translated to MKKVISTPKAPAAIGPYSQAIEVNGMVYTSGIIPVVPETGEIPEGSVEQAKQALTNLSHLLEAAGTNMDNVIKTTVFIKEMNDFGKINEVYQTFFHSDFPARSCVEVARLPKDVLLEIEAIALK
- a CDS encoding CvfB family protein; amino-acid sequence: MKLGEYQELVVIKKVEFGVYLAEHESDETRVLLPAKQVPENTKIGDTLNVFLYKDSKDRLIATTNQPKLTLGGLAVCKVLQVGKIGAFLDWGLEKDLFLPYKEMTMRVEAGDEILVTLYIDKSRRLCASMKKLYDLLQMDSPYKKDDVVTGRVYEFSDNFGTFVAVDDKYSAMISKYEDCSKLRIGDEIEAKVVNVKEDGKLDLTLREKAYIQMDADAEKVMQVIEEFAGVLPFSDKASPEVIKRETGLSKNAFKRAVGRLYKEHRVEISEKAIRKIK